The genomic window CCGGCGGGAACGATGGACGGCTGGGGGCTCGGCTACGAGGCGCTGGAAAAGATCAACCCGCGCCTCATCATGTGCTCCATCACGGGCTACGGCCAGTTCGGTCCCGACAGCGAGCGCAAGCTCTACGACTACGACAACGTCGCCCAGGCCCGCTCCGGGATCCAGTACTGCACGGGCGAGGTGCTTCCCGAGGGCAAGACGGTTGAGGAAATGCCATGGGCCGTTCCCACCAAGGCGGGCCCCCACATCGCCTGGGCCGTGTCGGGAACCTTCGGCGCCATGGGGATCCTCGCAGCCCTCTACCACCGGGGCAAGACCGGGGAAGGGCAGGCCATCGACATCTGCACGCCCGAGGCGTACAGCCGCCTGGCCGACTATCAGCTCATGTGGTACGCCCACGCCGGCGTGATCGCCGAGCGCTTCGGGAGCCTCGACACGGCCCTGTGGCTCTACGGGTTCTTCCCGACCAAGGACGGCGGCGTCTTCCTGGGCGGCCTCAGGCTCGAGATGTGGAAGGCCTTCGTCGACATCATCGGCAAGTATGACGAGTGGAAGGCCGAGGAGTGGACGACGCTGGCGCCCTTCATGAAGAAGGACTGGCAGCTCAAGTACCAGTCCATGATCGACCCGGAGACGAAGAAATACACGAGCGAGGAGCTGACCCAGAAGTCCGTCGAGTATGCCAAGAGCGGGCGTCTGGCCCCGATCACGCCGGTCGTGGCCGAGATCGTCTCGCCCTGGAAGGCCATGCACGACGAGAACTGGCAGGACCGCGGCATCTTCACGCCGGTGCAGGACCCCGTCTTCGGCTCCGTCATCTGCGCCCAGTCGCAGTGGAAGTCGACGGAGACCCCGCCGCGGACGAAGTGGGCCTGCCGCCCCGCGGGCTATGACAACGGGCATGTCTACCTGAAGTACCTGGGCTACGGGCCCGCCAAGCTCAAGGAGCTCGAGGGCAAGGGCGTCATCTGAAGTCATCGGTGAGAGCGGAAAGGCTGAAAGAGCGACAGAATCCCCCACCCCCCTTTAGAAAAGGAGGCAGGGGGGATTTGAAGTTTCGGGTGTACGGGCACCGCCGGGGCTGCGGGGGTCTGATCGGAAACAGGGTCGCCCCGGCCCCGTGCCCCCTTGACAGCTCGACACTCGAAACTGCGTAACCGGAAAGACCATCTTTGAGAGGGAGGTTCACGTTTATGTCTCTCGGCATTCCCCTGACGGACGCGGACAAGGCGAAGTTCAACACCCTCAACAAGGACACCGTCGAGTACCTGATGACCCGCTACAACAAGGTCAACCGATGGGTCATCGCCGACATGATCCGGCGCAGCGCCTACCACTTCCCCGACAAGACGGCCATGATCTTCGGTGACCGGAAGATGACCTACGCCGAGATGGAGGGGGAGTGCAACCGGGTGGCCAACGCGCTCATGGACCTCGGCGTGCAGAAATATGACCGGGTGGCCATCCTGGCGCACAATACGATCGACCACGTCCTGACCTGGTTCGGCTGCTGCAAGGCGGGCGCTGTGTACCTCGCCATCAACTACCTGCTCCGCGGCAAGGACATCGCCTACTGCATCAACCACTCGGAGAGCAAGGTCTTCATCGTGGAGGACGCGCTCTACGACCTCGTCAAGGACGTCCTCGGCGAGATGCCGACGGTCAAGACGTGGATCTGGTCCCGCCAGGGTGCGGGCAAGCCGCCCGTGAACGAGACGTTCAAGGACTTCGAACCGTGGTATAAAGCCTATCCCGCGACGGAGCCCGACACCGTCCTGCGCATCGAGGACCCCGTCCAGATGACCTACACGAGCGGCACCGAGTCGCTGCCCAAGGGAGTCATCATCTCGAACCAGGCCCTCATGGCCCAGTACATGGGCTGCATCGTGGACGGGCAATACAACGAGGACGACGTGCAGGTCAATGCCCTGCCCATCTACCACTGCGCCCAGCGCGACGTGTTCCTGAACCCCGTCTTCTGGGTGGGCGGCACGAACATCCTCATTGCCCCCGACATCGGTCAGATCCTCAAGAACATCGCCGACTACAAGGCCACGATGTTCTTCGCGCCGCCCACGGTCTGGATCGGGATGCTTCGGCACCCGGATTTCGGTAAGTACGACCTCAAGAGCCTCAAGAAGTGCTACTACGGGGCCTCCATCATGCCCGTCGAGATCCTCAAGGAGCTGATGGAGAAACTGCCCGGCACGGGCATCTGGAACTACTACGGCCAGACGGAGCTGGCGCCCTACCACACGGTCCTCAAGGCCAAGGATGCGCTGCGCAAGCTGGGCTCGGCGGGCATGGGCGGCATAAACATGGAGACGAGGCTCGAGGACGACAACTTCAACCCCATCACACAGCCCGGCGTGCCGGGCGAGATCTGCGGCAGGGGGCCCCACGCCCTCATGATGTATTTCAAGGACCCCGAGAAGACCGAGGAGGCCATGAAGGGCGGCTGGTTCCACTCCGGCGACGTGGGCATCATGGACGAGGACCGCTACATCACGGTGGCGGACCGCAAGAAGGACATGATCAAGACCGGCGGCGAAAACGTGCCCACCCGCGAGGTCGAGGAGGCCATCTACAAGGACCCGCGCGTACAGGAAGTGGCCGTCATCGGCGTGCCGCACCCGAAGTGGGTCGAGGCCGTCACGGCCGTCATCGTGCCCAAGGCGGGGCAGACGATCACCGAAAAGGAGATCATCGACCTGTGCCGCAAGGAACTGGCGGGCTTCAAGGTGCCCAAGGGCGTCGTCTTCGTACAGGCGCTGCCCAAGACGCCCACGGGCAAGATCCTCAAGCGAGACATGCGCGTGACGTACAAGGACATGTTTGCGAAGGGATAGGCGAAAGGCGAAAGGCGAAAGGCGAAAGGCAGACCCCCTCTGCCCCCCGGCTTTTGAGGCTGTGTCGCAACAGTCAAGAGGGGACGAGTTGTTTACCCGTTCTTTGACAACAAAATATCCGTAACGTCTATCCGCGCACGGTCTGTCGGGCAGGTTTTGATGGTTCAGGGCCCTTTGAAGAG from Syntrophaceae bacterium includes these protein-coding regions:
- a CDS encoding acyl-CoA synthetase; the encoded protein is MSLGIPLTDADKAKFNTLNKDTVEYLMTRYNKVNRWVIADMIRRSAYHFPDKTAMIFGDRKMTYAEMEGECNRVANALMDLGVQKYDRVAILAHNTIDHVLTWFGCCKAGAVYLAINYLLRGKDIAYCINHSESKVFIVEDALYDLVKDVLGEMPTVKTWIWSRQGAGKPPVNETFKDFEPWYKAYPATEPDTVLRIEDPVQMTYTSGTESLPKGVIISNQALMAQYMGCIVDGQYNEDDVQVNALPIYHCAQRDVFLNPVFWVGGTNILIAPDIGQILKNIADYKATMFFAPPTVWIGMLRHPDFGKYDLKSLKKCYYGASIMPVEILKELMEKLPGTGIWNYYGQTELAPYHTVLKAKDALRKLGSAGMGGINMETRLEDDNFNPITQPGVPGEICGRGPHALMMYFKDPEKTEEAMKGGWFHSGDVGIMDEDRYITVADRKKDMIKTGGENVPTREVEEAIYKDPRVQEVAVIGVPHPKWVEAVTAVIVPKAGQTITEKEIIDLCRKELAGFKVPKGVVFVQALPKTPTGKILKRDMRVTYKDMFAKG
- a CDS encoding CoA transferase, which produces MADYKRAKWAAWADHIRSLDDPAKNFEKPEALDDLVVIDLSSRSMAGCFCSSLLAELGAETIRIEPPGGDLIRTYSPGGIMVKDTGLAYLQEGRNKHHITLNMETPEGRAIFKDLVGAADVLIETYPAGTMDGWGLGYEALEKINPRLIMCSITGYGQFGPDSERKLYDYDNVAQARSGIQYCTGEVLPEGKTVEEMPWAVPTKAGPHIAWAVSGTFGAMGILAALYHRGKTGEGQAIDICTPEAYSRLADYQLMWYAHAGVIAERFGSLDTALWLYGFFPTKDGGVFLGGLRLEMWKAFVDIIGKYDEWKAEEWTTLAPFMKKDWQLKYQSMIDPETKKYTSEELTQKSVEYAKSGRLAPITPVVAEIVSPWKAMHDENWQDRGIFTPVQDPVFGSVICAQSQWKSTETPPRTKWACRPAGYDNGHVYLKYLGYGPAKLKELEGKGVI